The Macadamia integrifolia cultivar HAES 741 unplaced genomic scaffold, SCU_Mint_v3 scaffold2154, whole genome shotgun sequence genome segment CTAAAGCAGCATTTCAGTATATAAAAAATTGCTTCTCCCTAAATTATAAACTCATGGCTGAGAATCTGCTTTGAGTGGGGCATACCTACTAGAAGATATCTTTGGTCAGAAATTTTCCAACTGAGCAACTTAATCCTTCTTTCTACATGGCCATCTATATTATCTGTGGTGACTATTGTTTCCTCCTAAGGGCCCTAATCGAGTCGTACTAAATATCTTAAAGTACATCTACCTTATTTGTAATATCTGAGACACCTACCAAAATATTTAGGACAGTATTTCATTACAAATGACCTGATTTGCTAAAGAGCAATGCCCTAAGACCCTCTCTTCCTGAAATTTACCCTGTCCTCAAAGTCAAGTAAACACCACTGTGTACCATCTGACAAATCTGCTTCTGACGGAGTAGTTGTTTGCCTCCTACAGTTGTATTCCTCCTTACAATTTCAATAGTCATTATAACTAACAGTTAATCAAGTCAAGCTTTGATTCCAGTGGATGATGATGAATGCTTATGGGAACTGTACTGTCATGTTGTTCACACAATGCTCCATCTGTTTGCTGGTGTTGATGTACAAATTTTCCCTCGGAACAAAGCAAGCCAATAGCTGCATTCTAAGGATCACATGTGAAGCCATATTCAAACAGCCTTTCCTTCTCCAAGCTTCCTTGAAATAACCATACCTCTTTAATCAAGGTTAGCATCCCTTTCCATACTAGATGAAGCACTGATTACCTTCTAATCGTTGGAAGTTCTCAGAAAATAAAGGAACTACTCAGCCCAGTAAATTCAACCAGCAGGATTAAATTCGTCACCTTGAGGAAAATCCAAATTTGTCTGATGAGCCTGGATCAGTCCCTGCAGTTTATAACCTGTGATTGGCCTCTTTTTATAACCTCCAATTGGTGGACAAAATCTAACTGGTTCAATTTCTTGGCTCTCTcctttgttttttgaaaaattggGTGTTTTCAAAAATGTCAAAGAGTTCATGACAGACTTGAGCATCTCTCCATGTTCTCTAACCATTGGTTTGTGTCTCACTACCTTATTGTCCATTATCTCCATTGTTGGACTCTGGCATTTTTTGCACTCCTACAGACCTGCTCTCATACGAGTTGGTACAACAATGAAGCTTgataatgaaataaataaatgaaactaAATGGACAAGGTGGGAAAGAATCCACTTTGAAGGGCAACCTTATGGTTGACTGGTAAACAGGAGATCGTCCACATAAACAAACTTAATTCATTCCTTCTCCTTCCAAGATGCCCTTCAAACACCATTTCTGTTTAGACTCCTAATAGAGTTTCATGATTCAATCTACCTTATTTGGAATGTAATGCTCATGCCAAAAATATCTTAACAATATCTCTTTGAAGATGACCCAGATATGCTACAAAGTAGAGTTCTGAGAACTTTATAGTAGACTCAGCTAGTTCATATCACCATAtgattttttctattaaaacaTAAGGATCATACATGGGGACAGAGATTCAGAACTTTCCGAGTCCATATCACTGTTATGAAACTAGGTACAAGAATATGTTGATGAGAACATTATTGAATAAACCTCTACTTTGATGAAGGTCGAACTATTTGTCTCCACTGGGGGCACATCTATCATTGCATGAAACTAATAGCCCCAAAAAGGAATTAAAAACTGCAAAATCTGAAATTAACACATTCAACATTGGACTATGAAACAGACATAGTCCagattttttacatttttttcctcAAACCTTGGGGATGCTATTGCAGACAATAGGAAAATCTGTCCACTAGATACTACCTcttgaatgactagttagttaaaTGGTAATGATTTGTCTTCATGGTACTATGTTCCCTTGTATTCCCTTTATAGTTGATCGAACcatattcagtttttttttttttttggtccctGCAGCAGTCCCTTTTTCCCCTCTCTATCCCCTTCGATGTGTATAGTTCCATGCATGAATGGATAGAAAAGTACCATTCACAGTGTATGGATATGTGGGTATGTATGTTGTTCAGCTCTGGCTAATTGTCCATAACCCACTCTGCAATTGGATTGTGATGCTTTGTTTATTCCACTTTGAAGACCTTTTACTAACATGGTATTGCCAATCTATATGGTTGGTCAACTACATCATCCTCTTTTCATTCCCAACACCCCCACCATCATAATACATTATCACcattttttcttaatgaaaatTTGTCATACTTTGTGTTTCTTCACAAATCAGTAGTAACAACATGgttataaaggcatgtaacatCTACATATTCTGGGAGTCGAGGGTGATCTAAACTATGGTCTATGATTCATGAGTATGGATCCATATACTGAAATACATATGAGCTCTAGTTATATTTCTATTAATCATTTGCCCATGTTTCCTCAACAATTTTTTCCTGTCAAATGCagatcaaatattttctctgcCCAGCTCGGAAGAATTTTCTCCGACATCTACATCTATACAGACTTTCACTCTGAAATGCATTAAAACTTCCACCAGTAACTACAAAACCTTAATAGGTGGAGGAGGTTTCGGATCTGTTTATTATGGTATTCTACCTGATGGTCAAGAAGTGGCTGTGAAGGTTCGCTCAGCATCCTCAACTCAGGGGTGTGGTGAATTTGACAATGAGGTAGAATTGTTCATTTACAATCactttttgtcttttatttgaaCTAACCGAGTATGATTTcctaagaagaaaatgattatgTTTTAATAATATACTGAACGTTCTACTTTTATATTAGTGTTTGATATAACAGATGTAATTATCATGGAAGTTTATAAAACTAAAAGAATGATGATTTTCATAAAAACTTCTGGACTATAGTTTAGATGGGTTAAACCACAAATACAGGTATCATGCTTAATGTGTTCAGAGGTGTTTAACATCCATTAATATGTACTTATTTTGCAGTTAAAACTTCTCTCTGCTATTCAGCATGAGAATTTGGTTCCGCTTCTGGGCTACTGTTCTGAAAGTGACCAACTGATTCTTGTTTATTCCTTCATGTCCAATGGCTCTTTACATGATAACCTCTACGGTAGTCCATTAACTGTCAGAGCCTTTTTGTAGATCTTAACTGTTATTCTTAGTTTTTGAGATTAACATTTTTTCTTCCATAGGGGAAAcagcaaaacaaaaaacacttgACTGGCCAACAAGACTGTCCATTGCACTTGGTACTGCTCGAGGCAAGTAACATCCATATTCACACTCTTGTTGATTTCTTATAtttaatttaccaaaaaaatgtgagaaaaaaaaattgcagagaACAAATTACATCTTTTAATGACAACATAATATTCATGACAATGAGAATTTTGAATATTTGTTGGAGATGTCAAGGTTGGGTCTGGAGCACAGTATTTCTCCATTTATCTTGTTATTTCCAACATGACTTGATGAAGAACAGTAATGCATATATGAAGTAAAGTTTATCTCTAGATGGGGTTAGTATATACGGTGCTTTGAAGATTCAAATCTCCTAAAAAATAATGCAGTTTTAAAACAAACGGGAACCTTGAATGTcaacaaaattgaaaattcaGTTTTATACCAGGGGAATAAACCTATAGCCTACATGAATTGCacatttgtattgtgaatgtTTCTTGAATTCTATTGAATGCTCTAGTTGTAGTCTGATTATTATCCTAAAACAGGTCAAGTGGTCTGAAGTTCAGCCAAGGTTCTTAAAGATGATTGGCTAGATAATGATAATCTCTATGGATGCAGtatcaataataaaaaagtatTGCGACTCTTAATTCTTTACATGTAAACCTTTGGAATCTAGAAAACAGTTTAGTGTAGGGTATTTAACATTGATTAGATTATAAAAATTAGtccaaaattcaattttttctgATCATCTTCAGGTCTAGTGTATCTGCACACGTTTTCTGGCCGCTATGTTGTACATGGGGATGTAAAGTCAAGCAACATTCTTTTGGATCATAATATGTGTGCCAAGTTGGCGGACTTTGGCTTTTCAGAATGTGCCCCTCAAGAAGGGCATAATGGAACTCCTTTGGAAGTAAGAGGGACAGCTGGATACATGGACCCAGAGTAAGTTCAGATCTTTCTTCCTTAAGCTCAAGACTCAGTTTTCCTTTTCTATCTGAGCGAaacaggaaaataaaataaaataaaaataaaagacaattgCTCAATTATTTTCAACTTCAATTACTGGaataattgtttgaattttctaCTTTCCTATGGTTATTATGTTGCTCGCAATCTTTCACCCGTTCCTTTAAAATCTTGAATCTCTCTTAAATTTGTATAGTTAGAAATGATCCTGTTTCTTGGTGTCAGATGTTTGGTTTTGCTAATTGTCTGAAAGAAAATTGaacactagattttttttttctttggataaaTGTAGCAACTTATCTACAGAGGCACCATAGAGACTTCTACTCCACATGGGCTCCCTCTAACATCTTTTATCTGCCAATTGGGACCTTAAACTTCTGGGCCTGTTTCTGACATCAGCCTCTATTCATGTGGTAATTGTGACCCCAAAATAATTATATCCCATGATATAAGTCACGGGTCAATTTTATTCAACGTTTGGATGGTTGAGAAAAGATCTGGTACATGATTCCGCATAATTGAGTTTAGTTGTGAGGTTGAGAGAGTGCCATCCCAAATGGTACCCTATCAATTAAACAGTTGGAATGTAACTCAAGGTTTCCCACTTTCCCTAGGTATTTGACAGTTGGATTGGCTAGCACAGCCCTCCACATGGCAAGAAATGACACGCTGAGACTAACTCTCATTGGTGCCTGTGTGGAAAACATTTTTCCTTAATGATGAGAACTTCTAAACAacttttaagagagagagagttgcagaTCATGCTCTggttttttatctcttttttttttttttttggcaggtGCTATAAAGCACAGACAGCTCAGTTCTCAGCAAACATTGACGTCTTCAGTTTTGGTGTGGTGCTTCTAGAAATTTTAACTGGCCGGGAGCCTCTCAATACAGAACGGCCACATAATGAGTGGAGCTTAGTTGAATGGGTATGGCCCTAATTTGTGCTTATCATTTCTACGTTCTAAAACTAAATGACTTATTTATATTTGTGTTAAGAGGAAAGGAGCTTGTAACTGCTCAAGCTATTTGGCAAGTTATGCCTCGCCAATAAATTTCCTACAAGTCATGTTTGCAGCTCAATTATATCTCAAAATTATCTGATGAGAATTTGGATAGGTTAGCAAACACCAGTGCCAATATGAGCCCATATTGCAATGATCCCGACTTATAGGTCAGGTTTAACAATTTCTTCtgtgcaaaaaagaaaatatattgttACTCTAACATGAAATGCAAGAACTTTTATATCCACACTCACATAGTATATAAGAACATTATACAAATAAAATCATGATGCAGGAAAACTGAAAGAACTACCAATCTATGTGTGAAATGAAACAGTCAATAAGAAAGTGCAATCATGGTTTCTTAATTAGGCATATGAGGAGTCAAAAATAAAGGTTGAATGGCTCAAAATGGTGGCAATGGCAGTTTTGTGCATAAAATGGAAACAGAACAGGAAACAAAACTCTGGTTCCAAATTAGAAGTCAAGAAGGTGGTAGTAGATGATGGAAGAGAGATTGAAAGAGTTTTGTCAGTGCTCTGCGAAGTTTTTTATGGGGTAGAATAAGGAGTACCAGAAAATGACAGGCTGCAATGGGATATCTCGGAAGGGAGTCAGATAAAGTGAGTTGAATAACCTGTCAAGAGgatttggtggtggtggtggaaaatGCTGTGGCTTCAATAAGGATAACTTTATGGATTCAAAAATGGATATTTCCaagaaattttgaattattaCTTGGGAtctcatggaaaaaaaaaaaaaggtcatacccaatgcacaaggTTCTAACTACAGCGAGATCTTGGAGGGGCATTGTGTATGCAGCCTTACGCCATGCTTCgttggagaggctgtttccaagtttagAACCcctgaccaacatgttgcaatagtgcaacttaacttGGGATCTCATGGAATATTTCCAATAAATCTTGGGCCTTAAATTCTATTGAGGTTGCCAATCTAGAAAGTTATAAAAGTCTTTGAGATTCTGTGGACCTCTATTGAAAACCCATTGACCATGAAGAACCTACATATGGGAGCACCTGCACACTGAGCAATAGTATTTTCTCTTCTGTGGGAGTTGAGATGTGCAAGTGGAAAAGGAAGAATAAAATTATGTCACCATAGCTAATTCGGCCCAGTATTGGATCATTCTTTGTTGTGGGTACGTGTTCTTACTTTGAGCTGTTTTTTGGGCCATTCATCACTACTCCTTGGGATTATTCGTGGAAGGTCAAAGGTTGTTCATTTGGAATGATCTTgttcctgttttgagtcttcttcAGTTCTCTCTCCAACAAATCTGTGCTGTTTTTGGAATGTCATGGCCAAATTATGAGCAAGTGTTCAAGCTGCAGCCAATTTCTATGTTGGGAGCTTTATTCAAATATTGGCTTAGAGTCTAGttatgaaatttattttcttttgtttggaaAATGGGTTAAGTACTCACTAGATTTTCTGAATTTGTGTTTGAGTCAAATTAATAAGTTCAAATTTTAGATACAAAATTAGAATGTATGTTTCAAATTGGCTGAGTAGCCTAGTTGGATTTTTGTACCTTATAACTCTATGTTCAAGTTCTTAGCAGGTCTTAATGCAACTATAAAGGATTAGTAAGTGAGCAATTTCTAATATCTGATAGTATTGCAAGCCTAAAACGGCAAAAAGACTTCCAAGCATGTTCATGATGATTTTGTTTATTGAATGCAATTGAAAGCCAAAATATTTCTGTACTTCACTCTTCATACAGTTGGAGCTGTGTGATAGCCTAGGGTAGCTAACACTAAAAGAGTATGTGGTTGGAGCTAACTGCTAAGTGGTGGTTATCCTTTTGTACTTCATAAATTCTACTCCTTTTTCGCTGTTTTGAATTGTTATAATTGAGGTTTTAATTGCAAGCTCAGAAACTCTATGATTATTGATATTTTGGTGCAAAAGGGCAATACTTGAACCTAAGGTTTCTCTTGCCTCGAGTTACATTACCTGCAGGATTTTGAATCTGTCCTGCCTTACATCCAATTATTATATGAGAAAGTGTTCATTCCTAAAAGAAGCTAGAATAGTCACACCAAAGTGAATAGTATCACAGGAAAATTCCATAAGTGAATTGTCCTTGTATGTTACCAAAGTCATTAATGTATTCACACTATGAGTTTTGACACATATTTTGTTAGTAGCATTTGACATGAAGTCTTAAAAGGAGTGGTCTTATAATGCTTTGATATTTTCGTGATCTTtaattttaaactttttttttctgaagataCAAACTTAATTAGTGAAGAGTGCATACAGGCCAAATCATTCATCATGTattcaagaattgaagatatTGTAGATCCAGCCATAAAAGCAGGATATCATGCAGAGTCTATGTGGAAAGTGATTGAGGTAGCATTGGCATGCACCGAGTCCCACTCGGCCTACCGACCATGCATGGCAGATGTTGTCCGAGAACTGGAGGATGCCCTAATTATGGAGAAGAATACATCTGAAAACTTGAAATCCACCAACTTAGGAGGTTCTAATCGTTTCCATATAGAGAAGATATGATTCTTTCCACCACTCTCACTCCCAACAGAACGTCTGCCCATCTCTCAGGCCTTGGCTTCTCCACAACCAAGATAGGTGGTGAGAAGACTTACAGATTGATATATGGATGTCCAGATTAAGCATTTTGCCAATATGAGCTGGTGAGTTCTATCTCATTTGAAGTTTTAAAATAAGCAAAAATATGTACAGCTCCAAAGGCCACTGAAAAGGATGAAACTTCACTTTTATGTTCTTGACGCTTGAGCTAATGCAAACAGCAGAAAAATTGAGATTTCAGTGTTCCATTTCCTGGGCTCTGGAGTCACCAGTTCCCCCCTTGCTCCTATTTTTTAGTTAGGCTAGTGTTCAATAAAGTTTAtctggaaacagaaaaattAGTGCTTATCCCATTCAGAATCCAGTTTGGGGAGCATAAATCATCTGAACTAGTGCAGCTTCTGTAAGACCTtttctttctcaatttttttttttttttcaaagcaaCATACCATGCTTTTTCTGTAGAAGGTGGAGGGAGCTTCCGAACAGGGTGTGGGTGGTTTGAGTTTGTGAGAATGCCACTGTCCAGAAAGGAATATTAAGAACTTGTAGTTGACAATGTTATCTAGGTAAGAAATTAATTTGCCAATGTTATCCAGGACAGCCCATCATGATAAGCTTCTCATGACGACCCAAATATCTGCCATGTGACAGATCAGTTGaactcaaattttgtggacagatCGCGCCCAAGGTCCTAAGgttacatgtcaagtttcagcccaaatggTATtagccaagtggcaaaataaaagCTTTCAAAATCTGGGTACTGCTGAGGGTGCATGGACAAACATGGCTGAAAAATTCAAGCATGGCTATAAATGAGTAAATATTTTATTGGATTTGAGTATGAATTTTGATTCGCGGCTAATCCATAAGGTGTAAAATAACCCAATGGTCAGCTGGCTAAGATCGACTGTACATGTGGTTGGGACCATTCTAAGAACCTTATCATGACGAGCCATCTAAATGAACTTTTGCCAATTAAATTAGTTGCTTCCATAGTGTTGTTATATATGGAATTTCAGTTATTCACAAAGACCTGCACCTTCTTGTCATGAGGTGGTGAAGTGAataattgtaattttcttttgattgccttttatcttatttccaaaaattattttaagtaaggttaaaaaatatttttagaatagtaTAAAAGTAACAAGTCCAAAAATTATTTAAGTAAGGTTAAAAACATATTTTTAGAATCGTATAAAAGTAACattattatttcattttcaaGAGTCATCACTATCCATGTAAATGATAGGatttatttgaaaaagaaagtaTGTCCACACCTTTTGTGCTCGGAGAGTACCTACCTGAGGGTTGGTCACTTGATGTACTCTTCTCAAGTGCACCGATGCTTGGTTTGCACCAATTTCTTTTCACCaactttaaaaataaacacatgGCAAGATTTGGAGTTCGTGTGCTTCCCAAATGGATTAGTTGATTCTTGACAAGAAAGTGCTTGCATAAAATGTGATGATCCTCTATTAGAGGACGTCTGAATGTCGCCAGTATTGTTTGTCTGGGTCCGTTGGCTTGATAGGTATTTTAATATCTAATTCACAAGCTCGAACGGTGAGGCAGGAGAAATCACACCTATGAATGGTAGAGAGCCTCAAGGGAAGCCGATGTGGGATTATTCTACTGACACTTTCTCTCACATGTAGGTAGGATAGAAATATGTATATAGAACACCCACTCCAATACCATAAAAATTTCCAAGTCAAAAGACCGGTCTAGAGGTTTTTTTTACAAAGTTATTAGTGAAGGGATTTTTCATTCACaatcgatgtgggactattATCCTTACACACCCAATAGTTTGAGCTTTTAGATTGAATATTACGTAGTATCAAAGTAGGTTACATTCTTCGTCCATGTGTATGGTGGTTTTGAGTCTTCTGAGCCACCTACATGTGAAGCTGAG includes the following:
- the LOC122065933 gene encoding nodulation receptor kinase-like, encoding MSIGGSHLTLPGNHLHRSLIIELVEPAILNWSLLFILCGKLHWHLLFHLLQFDVECRDVRNNELIGSIPESFSSLPYLTKLYFGCNLQLSNALPSGLLNHPNLTSDLGICVEGGSSLSVQQIIIFGVTGGCLLFAVAAGIIFMYNKRRLMGRGRLDRGKSLKTKNQIFSLPSSEEFSPTSTSIQTFTLKCIKTSTSNYKTLIGGGGFGSVYYGILPDGQEVAVKVRSASSTQGCGEFDNELKLLSAIQHENLVPLLGYCSESDQLILVYSFMSNGSLHDNLYGETAKQKTLDWPTRLSIALGTARGLVYLHTFSGRYVVHGDVKSSNILLDHNMCAKLADFGFSECAPQEGHNGTPLEVRGTAGYMDPECYKAQTAQFSANIDVFSFGVVLLEILTGREPLNTERPHNEWSLVEWAKSFIMYSRIEDIVDPAIKAGYHAESMWKVIEVALACTESHSAYRPCMADVVRELEDALIMEKNTSENLKSTNLGGSNRFHIEKI